A single window of Tolumonas lignilytica DNA harbors:
- a CDS encoding DUF3147 family protein — translation MLYLISKYLITAGMVVLISELAKKSDRIGALVASLPLVTILTLIWLFVEGQSETKISNHAYYTFWYVIPTLPMFILFPYFMSRFGFVMTLVISIVLTIVTFVLFAAFVKRFGINLM, via the coding sequence ATGCTTTACCTGATATCCAAATATCTGATCACCGCTGGCATGGTGGTTTTGATCTCTGAACTAGCCAAGAAAAGTGACCGCATCGGAGCATTAGTTGCATCACTACCCTTGGTCACTATCCTGACGTTGATTTGGCTGTTTGTCGAAGGCCAATCGGAAACAAAGATCAGCAACCATGCTTATTATACGTTTTGGTATGTGATCCCAACGCTGCCAATGTTTATCTTGTTTCCTTATTTCATGTCTCGATTTGGTTTTGTGATGACATTAGTGATAAGCATTGTGTTGACCATCGTGACATTTGTTTTATTTGCTGCGTTTGTTAAACGATTTGGCATAAATCTGATGTAA
- a CDS encoding NUDIX hydrolase, whose amino-acid sequence MAFDDKFRLSSHAVILNSEGHVLLLKADYGSKSWGLPGGALEPGETIHEALIRECREELGADILIHYLSGVYFHSAYNSQAFIFRCELPSPSNIILSHEHSEFRYTSMSELSAVQQQRISDCLNFSGVVTSAKF is encoded by the coding sequence ATGGCCTTTGATGATAAATTCAGACTCAGCAGTCATGCGGTTATTCTTAATTCCGAAGGGCACGTTTTACTTTTAAAAGCCGATTACGGTTCCAAATCCTGGGGGCTTCCTGGCGGTGCATTAGAGCCCGGCGAAACCATTCATGAAGCGTTGATCCGCGAGTGCCGTGAAGAACTCGGGGCTGACATTTTGATCCATTATCTCAGTGGTGTGTATTTCCATTCTGCCTATAATTCACAGGCTTTCATTTTCCGATGCGAACTGCCCTCGCCTTCTAACATCATCCTCAGCCACGAACATTCTGAATTTCGCTATACCTCAATGTCAGAACTCAGTGCTGTCCAACAGCAGCGCATATCTGACTGTCTTAATTTTTCGGGTGTTGTTACCAGTGCTAAATTCTAA